CTTATAAAGAATTTCTAGGGGAATATTTATCTACTTTCACTCTATGATTAATTTGTTTATTAGAATGAGTCAGGGCTATACTTCACTACTCcagtatcaataataataatcttagACTATACCCCAGCAGGGTTTACTTTGGTTGGAATAAGGAAGGGCTTCGATAGTTAAAAACGTGTCTATGGGTTTctgataaattctttatttaagggGTGGCATCTGCTAGATAGTGGACACTTACTGCCTGATCAAGGTGCATATGAGTGAGTTCCAGCAGGGCAGCATTTGCGTCCCTCcagaccaggtccggactgagtattaaaataggccctggcatttcaagtacacagaggtccaatccccacgtagaggcccaaacagctcccaccagcccactaaatactgactttctatgggatcttatagcagcccccctggcatttgccagaacccacagattgccagtccgggcctgctccagACAGAAtcagggaggcctatttattaatggtcagattttagtagttttagaggtttttgaaaccacgactaaacttagAAACAccgtgggggttatttactaaaacttgagtttatccaattttttttattaaaacaaagttaaccAAACTCCCtgccacaaattgaactcattaaTCAATAATTTTTGTCAAAAAAGTCGGAACGAATATATGTTGCAAAAAAATCAGGCATCAATTTGTATCGTTTAATTGACACTCTGAAAACTAaattgttgctgcaaaaactcaactttatcggattatctgacaaaaacccagactttatcggattctccagcgcagatcatgatgtcaagaaacaacttctcGGACAACTACCATTGACTAcaagacctcaacaggtttgagatgaagtattttcatCAGGATTATTTGTagctttgggtataataaatctctaacaatttgagtttttcccttaaaaaccttgaccagataaattaaaggtttaataaatggacccctaaaactaaaaatgtcatgacatttattaaaagatgagTTTTTCAGACATTTCCTAGCCAAAAAATCAAGAGACGTCTGTTTGAATGCTGTCCATTGTATGGATGATtatgatacagtatattgctcTGTCTGAAGCTGTAGATTATGCCAAGGAGAACCTTTTTTTCAATAGGATCAAGACACAAGATTCTGTTCAGAATTATGGATATGTGCTTTTAAATGACTCAAatatttgacaaaaataataactCTAATAAAGGATTGTGATGGACAGCCGGGAACTGCATGAGAATCTATTTTAAGGTTGTGATTCATGAATTTCAAATCCCTGCATTAGGCAATATGCAGAACACATAGATGCAGAGTCATGGAAATATTTGTCACAATGTGTTTACTAATCCCATTATTTTAGGAAACACACCATAAaaaggcagataacagaattatAAGGGGGTTCTAGATAACACTTCCCAAACCTggatatacagtgaataaagtatcccctattgtaaaatataaggatattataagtcacaagcagttccatgaccatttatgTATTATGATATACAGGTTttagagtcatgtgacaaaaatgacatcactactcaccatttataactgaagacatcactagtcaccgtttataaggatataatttacaagatattcatggcttttgtgtattatatacggTAGAAATAATAACAGGCCTATGCAGATATGTTAAGAGGATGTTCAGTGCAATTAGCTTATTAAATGCTCATACCTACAATAAAAATAGACTATCGTCCCGTTTAAATAAACTTCCAGCAGCAAAAAGAAGCAAAGCAAACCAGTCCACTGCATTACAAAtgtgttatactgtataatgcatgGTGGGGTTCTCCCACCATGTGCCTCACCAGCTATTTGTGCTCAAACTTTGACCATGTTCATATATGACTCTTGGAGGCTGTGTACCTAAGACgttttgaatagtgatgggcgaatttctcccattctcccaaaattcacgaaacggcaaaaaatctgcgggaaaaatcgtgaaatcataAAGTTCACTAAAATATCATGACATTGAagtgttttcacgaaaaaaatcatgaaattcaaacgttttcacaaaaaaaatcgtgaaaatcggaaattgactcCAGCAAATTTTTGTGGGTGATTCACAAAtttaacacagaaatttgccgcaaatccgtgccaggcgaatttattcgcccatcaatagtttTGAATAGAAGTTGGGGTTTTTTCAAGATGTTGCATATGTAACTTCAGCTCAAACTCAGCATCTGTATGTGATACAGTTCAATGCATCCTACAGCGTCCAAGTTAGTACCCAGTACTGGGTCAACGTGCTGAAAATTGAAATGGAAATCACATTTGTTTACACTTGATCCCACATCTTGGTTCTTCAAATTGTGGGAGAAGGAGGAGTTAGTTCAGTTCCTAGCCCACGATTAAACGCCATGACTGAACTGCTTCttatcaataaaacaaataaaacaaagacTAAAGCATGTGTGTAGAAGggaggggttgtttatacagggcTCATTACAGCTACTTACCTTTATTACAGGAAGGAGGTTGTAAAAGGATACAAGAGCAAAACAATGATCAGTTCATAGAGttcatttaaacttttttaattatttacacttttttataataaagatagGAATTtaaactatctggttgctaggggttaattaccatagcaaccaggaagcaGTGTTTTAAATCAAGTAACTCAATGAAAAGTAGATAAAAACAAGCAATACAAAAAAACTTGTTATAAACTACTTGGGAAATACATTGCTAATTATTCTTACTAAATTAGGAAACCCTCCCAGCATTATCTTCTTTAGCTGAACTGACAGCGGTAATCGGAGTTGCAAAAAGTCCCTgtgtacattgtacaggtatataagatcacttatccagaaacccattatccagaaagctccaaatgctCATTATGAGCAAACAactattatttgtactttttttttaactgtcctacttctctgcataataaagagtaccttgtacttgacggtaactaagctacatgaatccacattgatggcaaaacaaacctgttgggtttaatgtttaaatcattttaaagtttaaagaacaaaattatgtaaaaatactaatttctggaaaaccacaggtcccgagcattctggataataggtcccatgcctgtatacatTTTCCAAATATAGGATACATCTATAAATACTATATGACTGATATTGCaatttaattatatgtattatgcTTATGCTTTATACTTAAAAGACATGTAAACGACCTCAGCACAAATGTGTGCATAATAGTTCAGAGTGCCCTACTGAGCAAGTATGTCGTTTATATTGCAACGTACCAGCAGATGGTGCtgctgtttcaaattcattatagtaGCAgggtaaaaactgctaatatcgtGAAAACTAAAAAAGTGCTAAGATTAGCACTATAAGCatacttaatataaatatattgtgaatGTTTACATTAAATTTAGTAAATAAGTATTTGTAAAGCTTCATGCCTTTTTTGTGTCACAGAACTCCTTAGTAACTTATAatagcttatattttacaataggggagctacttaaaaaaacaaaaagtgtaaaataCCCACAAGAGCCtcctgtgccattaccctaaagggGAAACCGAGCTGTAGAAACAAGAAAAACCAACACAATGGTTCTTAGTATGATGTCATTTCTCAAACGTtgcatccatcaagtttaaccagATTCCTAGGatatttcctgttttgtttttactgatcTAATGGAAACAATTTTCAGTTTACTTCAGTGACAGGAAATTTCCCATGTGATTACAAATAGTGACAGAACCATTCCCTGGAGCAAGTTGGCTAACCTTGTCTCCTACAAAACAATCACCTTCTTTCATTTGCTAAAAGGACAACTGATTTTTAATTCGTTTCAGGCAGAGAGTTTCTCTCACTGCAAATACAgatgtgggatctgttatttagaaTTCTCAGGGTCTtattgtaatttagatcttcataccttaagtttactaataaatcatttaaacaataaataaacccaacaggattgttctgtctcaaataaggattcattattcatattatgtaaaaggtactgttttaatttcataaagaaaaagggaataatatttaattatttcaattatttgattaaaatggattctatggaagatggccttcctgtattgtGGAGCTTTTTtgacaatgggtttccggataacggatcccatacctgtacccagaaaggaaggaaaaatgATGCTAAAGGGACAATTAAAGAAATCTAGATATATTTCCAGAACATTTATTGTTTAGTAATTAGAATTGAAAAATTACTAAATAATATTGTTTGTCAGCCATAAAATGTATTATCCTTTCAAATGTAAGTGCCACATTGTTACCCCCATATCTTACCTTGTTGTCACTATTTAATGATCTTAGTATGCCATACCGCAATTTTAAATAGGAGACACACTGGTGTTCAGCTTAACTATGGAAGCATCTTTGGAACTAAAGTACCTTTAATGATTAGAATTAATATCTGCCATAATTTCCACATGATGCTCGTTTTGCTTATGCAAATGAAAttgttctccagtttggaacATCAGCAGTTATGTGGTTGCTACGGTACAATTACCCCAGCAATCAGGAAGTTGTTTGAATGAgaaagtggaatatgaataggagactgtCTGTATAGAAAGATAAGATATAATATGTTACAATAGCAATcatattgtagcctcacaaagcaatctttatttttgttggataccgggtcactgacccccatttgaaagctgaaaagtggcagaagaaaaagaataataattcaaaaactataacaaaacagcaataaagaccaactgaaaagttgctaagaataagacattctataacatgctaaaagttaacataaaggtaaactagctctttgaattaaaaactggacagatttgggttcagttatttgcctttcttttaaCAAACAGTAGGGGGTTCAGCAGAGGGTTAATGGAAATTAGGtgacttttaaagttattttgcttGACTTCATGTAGCTTTGTGGGAGGGGGACAAAATGCTCAACATTTCCCCCAATCAAGATAAATGCCCCACCAAACTCCCAGTCCTTTCATATAACACATCTATAACGTTATAAAACATGTGCCGCTGCACTTTTAAGTGATTGGCCCCCCAGTCATTTTACAGCACCAGGAGCATGGGAGCAATTCCTATTGACTTTAAATGGGGGGGATTTTAAAAGTTCTGTCCCTTTCTGTGGTGCCAAACCTGACTGAATTACAGCATGtggtatatatgtgtttgtgggGGTAAGGGGACAAACCAttataagatacaggtatgggatcccttatccggaaacccattatccatattcTATGgatctctctggataacaggtttacagataacagatcccatacctgtataattaatccttattagaacaaaacaatcctattgggtttatttaatgtttaaaggagaactgacccCTGTACCAAAAAAGCCCCCCTTTTAACTGCTGGGcattgcattagtaaaaaaaacaaaaaaaaaaccttaacaaaAATCTGacactaaaatgcagagcagcgcagcggagctccatGGCATCATCTTCTACTGCTTCATATTCTTTTTTTGACTGATTCACAGTGTGGGGAGTGAGAGGGGAAAGGGGGGCAATGACAGGCAGTTTCGTTCTCCAAGCAGACTTAttgtatgaagatgcaaattacagaaagcccaggtccagagcattctaggtATTAGGTTCTATGCctgtactaaaaaaacaaaaacaaacatttttaagagAATGTATTATATTGTCAGCTCCTTTATAgcaataaaaatcgaaataataaTTAGCAGAATGTCCAAAGCAGACACCATATAATGTAATGCCCTGCAGGGAGTACATATGAGAGAGGGAAATTAATTCATTTAATGAGAACCTTGACTGATACTGATCAGAGAAGGAAATGCAGGTAAAATGGAAATACCAGTAGTTAATTAGGTAAGCAGGTATGGCTCCTCCCAGTCCCTAGAGAGAATATAACCTGCCACTGACACTCACAAGGCACTGACTTCTACACTGGGGATACTGAGAAACTTGCAGCACCCGACTGGAGCATCACTGCTGGTAAGTCAGAAACAGCAGAGAGTAGGAACTAATCCTctttagaaatgaaaatgtatctGCAAGATCTCCTGGATATCTTTCTTATATGTTACAATGTCATTTCActgtattattatatactatCCATGTACTTTAATTATGTTTAGAACTGTAACTCAAAatggtttgttttatattttattacaaagaaaatgaagagaatAATACACAAATGTTCCTTGAATGGCAACAGATCAAACTTACCTACCATTTCTGCATCAACAGCATTCTAACTAGTTAAAGTGATAATCTATAGAATGTGGTTATATCCTTATACCCGGTATAATGAAAGCTTTAGCTATCAATTTCATTCTTTATTCATGGGGCATTCATTGTTGTAGAAcagtatatatgaaaaatatttattatacaacaagCAAATGCAGGGTTTATTGTGGCAGGGGGAATTGTCAGAATCATTTACCATATAATAAATCATTTCAAGCACTAGGAGATAGCAATGGGCGATTAAAACTATCAAACTACCTACAGATCAGCATTGTATTAATTAGCTCTGTAGTTAAACACTTTTTATGCCCATATTCCTTTGTTGGGAAGATGTATTTACTGTTTATAAACAATTTAGAGGACCATAAGAAGAACTCGTACAACTGCTGCTTCTCAGAAATGATATGAAGAATTAATGAACTGATTATTTTTGTTCTGTTgtagtttgtatttgtattgattGATAATATTGATTTTATGTATTGTGTTTTGTAGAAGCAAGAGCCACAAAAATGAAGGAAGTTGTAAGCTCTTGTATCTTACCACAGTCCCACCGTACAAGCAGTTTGAGGACAATTGCTAATATGCTTGATAATGGAGGAGTGTGTGGAATTCCCACTGACACTGTCTATGCCCTGGCAGCTTCCTGCAAGCACCCAGAAGCTATCAACAGGATTTACTCCATCAAGGTAAGTAGCCATCATGAACTGTAAGTGATTTTGTCTACacgcaacaaaatatttataggGATGGATGAGCTGGAGGAAGCTCCTGGAGTATAATTCTCACCAATTCTCCTACTGAAAGAAATGCTGTCCCTAAGCATCATGCTAGTCAGAGTGCTCTAACTGTATCAGAACATATTATCTAACTCATATTAAATGGGTGATTCAAcctaagttaagttttagtatattatagaatggccaattctacacaacttttcaactggactttattttttttctttactttttctaataatttcacttctttttctgactcttttcgattttgaatggggggtcactgaccccatctaaaaaacaaacactctgtaatgtattgttattgctactttttattactcatccttctatgcaggccttctcctatttatattccagtctcttattcaaatcaatgcatgtttgctagagtaatgtggaccctagcaaccagttttccgaaactgcaaactagagagctgctgaataaaaatcgtaatcactcaaaaactataaataataaattatgaaaaccaattgaaaattggctCCGAAAATCACTCAATACCCCATATTAaacattaactgaaaggtgaacaaaccctttaatgtgtGACCTGTTAAAAGTGACTTTAACAGACCATAGCTAGGTTGTAgaatcaataaataatgaaagtattcCTTTGGTTGAGTTACAGAATAGTTGTAAGAATAGTCAGTGGAGGGGTAACAAGCAATGATCGTGGGATTAGAGAAGAATGGGTTATACAGGTTATACAGGGTGATactgaaatgcagaatttaaCATGACTATAAAAGGTGCAGGAAACATCTGCATGACTGCATACACTCTCCGGGAGAAGTATAAAGctaaatattctatatatgttgGCTTCCTTTATAGGAACGTCCATCGGAAAAGCCTATCTGTATCTGCATTTCCAACCTTGACCAGCTGAGGGTCATCAATCCCCCGTTCAGCCCCTTGCTGTGGAACTTCATGGATCTTGTATACCCTGGAGGCATAAGCTGCATAGTACAGAAAGGAGAATGGCTTAAAAAATTAGGTAtgtgaatatttcttttttttttcttctgttgaaCATGGTCACTTTCACAAAAAATCAACTGAGTTTGTGAATTTTAAACCCAACATATACCATCAAACATTGTGTCCatcaaagcaataaaaacaagaacaggccaattgaaaaacacaaattgatttgctaaataattaataaacacagTCAGTAGTAATTTATTTTTAGGAAATTTTATTGGCAAATGAACATCTGGGATTTATTCTGATGAATTGTAAGTCTTCCCTTTTCACCTCTGTAGGCAATCTCCCTAATATATCTCATTTGGCAATTGGGAATCAATATATTTCTAATAGCGGACATCACTTCAACAGCCACAGGACTTTTACTGATTATTCTTCAATTGTGTTCCAGGTGTCGGTCCTGCCTATGAAACAGTCGGAACTAATGACTCCATCATGATAAGGGTCCCAGACCACACAGTCACCGCTCATCTCACAGACATGACTGGGCCTTTAGCTATCACGTCGGCCAATCCAAGTGGAGAAAGTGATAGCACCCATCATGATATGGTGATAACGTAAGTGAGGTCAAAATGTAGCTACatcaggtattggacctattatccagaatgctcgggagtcgggagctggggttttcctgataagtgatctttccataattttgaactccgtacattaagggggttatttactaaaaactaaAACTCGATTCAAtctcttttttaaaacaaagttgaccaaactccctcccatgaaattgaactcatttttcaataatttttctcgacaAAGTCAGAGTgacaaaatgttgcaacaaaatcgagcatcaattcatATTGTACGATTGACGTTCCAAAAACTCAACTTGTCTAGAAACAACtgtagggacatctgccattgacttcaacatgaccttgacagattttagatgaagtatttttagcaactttgggat
The sequence above is a segment of the Xenopus laevis strain J_2021 chromosome 8L, Xenopus_laevis_v10.1, whole genome shotgun sequence genome. Coding sequences within it:
- the LOC121396933 gene encoding threonylcarbamoyl-AMP synthase-like, translating into MKEVVSSCILPQSHRTSSLRTIANMLDNGGVCGIPTDTVYALAASCKHPEAINRIYSIKERPSEKPICICISNLDQLRVINPPFSPLLWNFMDLVYPGGISCIVQKGEWLKKLGVGPAYETVGTNDSIMIRVPDHTVTAHLTDMTGPLAITSANPSGESDSTHHDMVITRLSDKLDAVLCDGYSNELVGSTVVNCTKINEGIIKILREGCVPTTKIMQLFERAKNTPRVL